One stretch of Paenibacillus sp. AN1007 DNA includes these proteins:
- a CDS encoding flagellar motor protein MotB, translating into MSRRSKKRAKRETADHRDRWMITYADLITLLLIFFVIMYAMSNLDAGKYDVVTQSLQNTFNQSDSILELGEGLGDTPGQTITQTPSSQVQGGSEDKQDSSTGPGTEPPDENTRPLTEREEQFRTQEQELQNLFNVITQYIEDNKLDNQIFVADKPQGISITLSDRFLFDQGQAALKKDAAPTLSKLASLFRNLQMVVSIEGHTDNIPIGANSTYKDNWELSGERALSVLRFFLDQEKLDPDHFQYAGYADTRPTGDNTTTAGRQKNRRVEITVLRQLQP; encoded by the coding sequence ATGAGTCGGCGCAGTAAAAAGCGTGCCAAACGCGAGACTGCTGACCACCGGGATCGCTGGATGATTACTTATGCCGATCTCATTACGCTGCTGCTGATCTTTTTTGTCATCATGTACGCCATGAGCAATCTGGATGCCGGTAAATACGACGTTGTGACCCAATCGCTTCAGAACACATTCAATCAATCCGACTCCATTCTTGAACTGGGAGAAGGGCTCGGTGACACGCCGGGCCAGACGATTACCCAAACCCCTTCATCGCAGGTGCAGGGCGGATCGGAAGACAAGCAGGACTCTTCAACAGGTCCGGGAACGGAGCCCCCGGATGAAAACACCCGCCCTCTCACGGAGCGGGAAGAACAATTCAGGACACAGGAGCAGGAACTGCAAAATCTGTTCAATGTGATTACCCAATATATCGAGGATAATAAACTGGATAATCAGATTTTTGTAGCGGACAAACCGCAGGGTATCTCCATTACGCTCAGTGACCGTTTTTTATTTGACCAAGGACAGGCCGCCCTGAAAAAAGATGCTGCACCTACGCTCAGCAAGCTCGCCAGTTTGTTTCGCAATCTTCAGATGGTAGTCAGTATCGAGGGGCACACGGATAACATTCCGATCGGAGCCAATTCCACGTACAAGGATAACTGGGAACTGTCCGGTGAACGGGCTTTATCGGTACTGCGTTTCTTCCTGGATCAAGAGAAACTTGATCCAGACCACTTCCAATACGCTGGTTATGCGGATACCAGGCCAACCGGAGACAATACAACCACGGCTGGAAGACAGAAGAACCGCCGGGTTGAAATTACGGTGCTTCGCCAGCTGCAGCCTTAA
- a CDS encoding flagellar motor protein, with translation MDIATLIGIIAGIAAVISGFLWEGGQLSGLLQKTAALIVFGGTIAAVAASFPTYRLRTIPAALRMAFGRHHQDPKQWVEELIEMSSIARRSGVLALERKVVDHPNPFLQDGIQMVVDGTDPDVVRQILEMEIDSVEQKHEGYAKIFESAGGYAPTMGIIGTVMGLIQVLGSLTDPTGLGPAIAVAFTATLYGVASANLIFLPIASKIKSRGADEIQVMEMMLEGVLAIQNGENPQLVRKRLESFTLTHRSAVQAPQAKEGLDESAQ, from the coding sequence ATGGATATTGCGACACTTATCGGTATAATAGCCGGAATTGCCGCAGTTATCAGCGGTTTCCTGTGGGAAGGCGGACAGTTATCCGGCCTGCTTCAGAAAACGGCTGCTCTAATCGTGTTTGGCGGTACGATCGCTGCCGTGGCAGCCAGCTTCCCTACCTACCGTCTGCGCACGATTCCTGCTGCTTTACGCATGGCGTTTGGACGTCATCACCAAGATCCCAAGCAGTGGGTAGAGGAGCTGATCGAGATGTCATCCATCGCTCGCAGATCCGGTGTGCTTGCGCTTGAGCGCAAAGTGGTGGATCATCCCAATCCATTTTTACAAGATGGTATCCAGATGGTTGTCGATGGTACGGACCCCGATGTCGTTCGGCAGATACTTGAGATGGAGATCGATTCTGTAGAACAAAAGCATGAAGGTTATGCCAAAATATTCGAATCTGCTGGCGGTTATGCCCCAACGATGGGCATCATCGGAACCGTAATGGGACTTATTCAAGTGCTGGGAAGCTTGACTGATCCAACAGGGCTCGGGCCAGCCATCGCCGTTGCTTTTACCGCCACCCTATACGGGGTCGCCAGTGCCAATCTGATCTTTTTACCCATTGCTTCCAAGATCAAATCCAGAGGGGCTGACGAAATTCAGGTCATGGAGATGATGCTTGAAGGGGTACTTGCCATCCAGAACGGTGAGAATCCGCAGCTTGTCCGCAAACGGCTGGAGTCCTTCACACTCACCCATCGTTCGGCTGTACAGGCTCCTCAAGCAAAGGAGGGATTGGATGAGTCGGCGCAGTAA